AGTTATCCTTAGGTTATTTCTTCTCGATCGATCTTTTATTTCccttaactttttgtttattttatttacagcgCTTGTATCTTTCATCTGACTACTTACTTTCTTTGTTTGctcttttactttttcaaattttgatgcGACTGTTTCATCGTTTacatgaataaattttttaatatcatttagcTCGTTTTCTAAGGACGATATGTTTTGATTAGATAGCTCCAAAGCTTTTGTTAtactaacaatttttgttgaacTGTTTATAACGTCTGTTTCAAGTTTATTAAATCTTtcggtaataatttttaaattagcagTCGTAATTGcagtaaaacttttttccaaTTGTTTTAATAGCTTATGACTTTCTTCAACTAttgtgattttttgtttttccaaaagtaatttaattaattgttctaTATTTTCCATTGTAAgatccatttttaaatttatttatttattttttcataaattttttctatttatttgcaAGAAGATAAAACACGTCCGATCGCTTGCGCATATTGACGTAAAtgtaatgtaaatgtaaatggctctacattttgcaattttaagttaatctaaatttttctgCGGCTGGATTATTTGTGACAAAAATTCGATG
The nucleotide sequence above comes from Hydra vulgaris chromosome 09, alternate assembly HydraT2T_AEP. Encoded proteins:
- the LOC136085540 gene encoding uncharacterized protein LOC136085540 encodes the protein MDLTMENIEQLIKLLLEKQKITIVEESHKLLKQLEKSFTAITTANLKIITERFNKLETDVINSSTKIVSITKALELSNQNISSLENELNDIKKFIHVNDETVASKFEKVKEQTKKVSSQMKDTSAVNKINKKLREIKDRSRRNNLRITGIKESEHESWEESELKVLKLFEETLEIKNVKIERAYRTGPRDAKKNRTIILKLLNYKDKIDIMKRSVRLKGMNIYINEDFCYETVQIRKDLRDKMLRE